TAtcaataatgaaataaatcctcgACTTCTTTGTTTAAACTAGTAGTCGGCATAAATTAGGAAGAGAATCAACATCTTTAAAACTCGGATCCTCAAATACTTCAAGCTTGTAATGATCCAATTGAGTcttcaaatgttttatgtcatctTTGGAAAAATCATTGGGATAAAATTTATCAATCAAAGAATAAATAGCACTTTCAGATAATGATTTGAAGCCATCACTGGGATTCAAGGCTTCACAGAGAGTGAGAAGCTCTATTGAGATGGGAATTTCAATTTCCAGGCGCTCATGAAGCTGTGAGAGATGAGATTTTTTTCTATCGTTTTTGTACttgctctttttttttcttatcattttatttttgtaatggATGAGCTTAAGAAAATAATTGGACTACACCATgtcaatataaaaaaaattgatcttTGTTGAGCTTGAGCTCTGCCAGCCAGCCCATACTATGGCTACGCCTCTGTTTATGTGCTCTTAACTAGCTAAAGTTGGTCTTAATCTTGTAACTTTGTTTTTTACTgattttttatcatattttgttGGAACGATAATGTGATGTTGGAAAATACCGACGTGTATGATACCACGTCAGTACTCCGGTGAAATAATGGCATAAATCGATAAAAAGTAAAATTACATTATTAAAACTCAAATTTGACAAGGTTAAAGGACTAAAACAAAAAACATAACTACTTACAAAGCTAAAATAACTATTTTCCTTCACATCCTCTACTACCTTCTACAGgaaatattattattactacAAAGAATATCACTAGTTTTCAACATGACGGAAGTATTTATTAAATGTCGCATAGAAACAATGCATCACAATTCTTGTCTAGGCATGATTAATTATGTTTGGTGACATCGAATGCATTCAATCAAAACTGGAAAAGTTGAATCAAGCATATATACTAGTTAATCTTTTACATATGCACTGGTAAAGAAATTATGGGGTTCCCTCCTAAATCATGAATCTCTTATGATCTTATCTTGTTCCAACAGGGTAATGtattttgaaaaacaaatttttggtGATTCAAGATTTATTGGCAGGTTGCAAGCAGCACCacatgctatttttggaaaaaagaaaaacatgGACAGAATCGAATTTATTTCGTAAAATATGCATGTTGTCTTTCCCAAGGAAAGAGAAGACAAAAGGGCGAGGAATTCTTCTTCTTAGTTTCTTGAGAGACCAGAGAAGCACTGGTTTTTCAAGACTAAGAAGATATCCATTTCCTTACAGTTCGCTCAAGATTCTGATATTATAATTTTATGTACATTTTATGATTGGAAAATTAAGAAATATTTGGACCTTTTCAGTGGATCGGTGCCCAAGTAATGGTTGATTTGAAACACAAAAGGGAATTGAAGAAATCAGAAAAATGAAGAGTTGTTTCTCGTGTTGCTTGTCGGGAGAGAAGAGCCAGAAAAGATCTTTGAAGAAGAGCATTCAAGAATTCAAGAAGACGAATTCTGTGGCCTCCTTtgcaaatatatcatttaaatcTGGTGATTTCAtcgtattttaatcattttttttatgcaaCAAATATAATTCATTCTTTCAATTATTCTTTACATTCTACGTTTTTCCCAGGTTAATTAGAAAACATCCTCATTTGATTGATGTTtgttaccgccacatttaacaATTTGTAATTATTATAAGACTGATTCAACAGCATGCAGAATTGTAcgacttatttatttatttttttttttgggatctTGATCGAGTTCGTGACTCCAATTGTATATATCTACGTTGTATATGGTGCAACTTTAACCATGAGAATTTCCGTGCGTGATTTTAATGCAAATAATGTACAGATGCCAGCAGGAGAAGATATATAGCAGAAGAAATAGAAAAGCTTGGGAAGGGAAATATATCTGCTGAAATTTTCACATTTCACGACCTTTCTGTTGCTACTCAGAACTTCAATCTTGAAACTTTGTTAGGCGAAGGCGGTTTCGGAAGGGTGTACAAAGGCCGGATCGAAAGCAAGAACATGGTGATCCCGTGACCCTTGTCGTTGTATGTCATCTATAGTTTATATATATGCTGAATCGAGTCCTATAGTTTCGACGTTTTCTTTGTTTCAGGATGTTGCAGTGAAGCAACTCGATAGAAACGGCTTCCAGGGGAACAGAGAATTTCTTGTGGAGGTTTTGATACTGAGCCTTCTTCACCATCCCAATCTTGTGAATTTAGTCGGATATTGCGCTGATGGCAAGCAGAGAATCTTAGTTTACGAGTACATGCACAATGGTTCCTTGGAAGACCACCTCCTAAGTAAGTATGTTCTTTAGAAAATGCAACAAAGTTGTTAGTTCTATCATTACATTTTCAGTCTCCCTATCTCTGTAGATTTCAATTGATGTCTGGTTTTGTATAGACGTAAGTCCGGAGAAAGAGCCACTTGATTGGCATACCAGAATGAAAATTGCCGAAGGGGCAGCACGAGGGCTTGAATATTTGCATGAAACAGCAAATCCTCCTGTGATCTATCGAGATTTTAAGGCGTCGAACATACTTTTAGACGAAAACTTTAACCCAAAACTGTCGGATTTCGGCCTAGCAAAGTTAGGCCCTATTGGTGGAGACACCCATGTTTCCACCAGGGTGATGGGAACCTACGGGTATTGTGCACCCGAGTACGCCTCCACCGGCCAGTTGACAACGAAGTCCGACGTTTACAGCTTTGGTGTCGTGTTTTTGGAAATAATCACAGGCAGGAGAGTCATCGACACTTCCAAACCAAGCGAAGAGCAGAATCTAATAACTTGGGTACGCTTGTTTTGCACGATGGATTAAATTTCATGTTACAATGCTCATCTCAAGAGACATTTCTTGAAAATCTGCAGGCACAGCCATTGTTTAAAGACAAGAAAAAGTTCCATTTAATGGCAGATCCATTGCTGGAAGGGAACTACCCGGAAAAGGCCCTATATCAAGCTCTTGCTATAGCTGCAATGTGTCTCCAAGAAGAAGCCTCCATTCGACCTTTGATCAGCGACGTCGTCACGGCACTAGAATATCTGTCTGGAGGCAAAAGCCCGGGTGAGGCCGGTGAAGAtgaagaacaagaagaagaTGATGGTGGCCAAACATGATAATCGAACGTGTGACTTCAACTATGAACCGATTGTAAGAACCTATAGGTTCCTAGTTTgtcaataaattataatttgtgGTAGAtacaattcaaatatttaaacTGTATACAACCCTGGGAATTAGGTTTCAGTCATTCTTCCATTCTGCCAATAGAGACGCTTATTATTAGCAAACAAATAttactaatattttattatttaattaaattagtcgCATAAAATTCAATATGCATTGTAACTAATACAATATTATGAAACAGCAATAAATACAAAGACAAACAGATCACAGATCATTGTTGATATAACCCTCTGATTACACAAAACCTCAACAAAAACACCCCATCTGATTGCATGCAAATCACTACTTGAAATAAAGCTCAACGAGCTTCTTTAGAGTATCAAAAACGCTAGTGAACGGGTTGAACTCGACAGCGGCTTTGAGTTTAAGATCAGGAAATTGGTTGTTCAGAGCTTGTTGCATCCCAGACATAGACATCATAGCTGCAAGCTGACTATTTGACATCacctcacaatcttgtggagtATCTTTGATACTGCTAGAGTCGTAGGCAAAAGTTTCTAAGACAGACTTGTACTTCTCTATGAACTCTGGTCCGGGGTTGGGTTTTCTTGAGTATATCTGTTTGAAAATTGAGAAGGGCCAACCAATAAAATCCTTTGATAAAACTCCCAAGAAACTTAACAAATATTAGAAAACTTATTAAGTTTCATAATCTTCACAAGTCTACATCTCAATTAAACTCTACATACAACTGAAGTTTCAATGGTTAACAAATCACTAAAAGCCACATGTAATAACTTTACGCCAAGTTACTGATCTCAGTCTGCTATTTGTATAACTCTACAGTTTGATGTCCAGACTGTCTTAAATATCAATTTCTATGTCACACCATCTCAAACCTTTCATTACCATCTTTCAATATTTGATTAACCTTTGCATAACCGATCTGCAAACTTGTTCGAAATATGTTGTATTTTGTAAACCTGAACTCACCTCACATAGCATAGTATATTGCTCatcaatttcataaacatttttgttaACATAAAACTCATACTGCAAACATTATTCAATTTTGATTGTCACCATATTTAACTtcatattttctttcttttataaTCTTTTATAATTCGCATCTAATGTTGAAATTTCTCCCATTCAAACTCTTGAACTCCATCTAAAACATGCTAAACTTGTGGCACATAAAATATATCTTAGCTCAACTTAGAGTTCTGATAGCCTCCTCTTGTCTTATCAATGAAGATTGGGAGAGACCGACACAAATAAGAACGATTAATTAgagtaaatcataataattgtcAATCCAGTGTGCTCCATCGAGATCCATGACAAAAGCCAAGTACCAAAAGAAAGATGAGCACCAGAATTCTCTCAAGTGTGCTTCGTAAAGATCCATTAGACGCTCTAAACAAACTTGTAAACTTTAAGAAACAGAGCAACTATGGGTATACCTGTATAAAACTCTTGTCCTTTGCTCCAGAAACCAGGGCATAATTATCATAATCAGTTGCAATAACATCATAAGGTTCCTTGGGGATAAACGGTAATGTGGGAAACCGAAGGTAACACTTTTGCTTAATCATCTCTCGCTTTTCTAGGTCCGTTTCATTTTTCTCCTTATCATCTTCAGAAAGGCATTGGACCCTTCCCCTTATCCCTGTAATGTAACCGTTAGGCCCCCCATGAACACAGAAGGTATCAACCTGGATAGCTGGTATATTCACATCAAAAGTGTACACACCCTGCAATTACATATTATGGAAGAATGTCATATAGGACAACATTTAGACTCAAAAGGCAAAAATCCCACAATGCAAAAACTGCATAAAGGATTTGGTATTTGTCTCCCAAATTACGAAAATACGGTACCGATGgaattttagaaaaatcatgatgaAAAAATGCATTCTAAATCCGAAATAATTGGAGCATATGAAAATGTCAAAGACTCGACTAGCTGACTATCAGCAACACAGTTTGTTTATTTatctattaaaaataattaataaaacttaaattatTCATTTCAATAACTGagatacttttttaaaaaaaaaaaaaaaaaaactttttttgGTTCACCTGAGTGCAGTGGCAATCTTCTTGACCCTGCCCCGCAAATCCACGTTTAAGTGAAGCTACTTCAAACCATCGTCCAGCGTACCTGTTTGGGTCAAAGTTCTTAGCTGACATGCCTCTCATCATCAGCAGCATTCCAGTTCCCTCATCATTCCCTTTCTCTAAAGGAAGAGTCAGCTTATTTTCTTCAGCACTTGCAAGCTGGCATATACCGTTACGAGAAACATCTGTTGCAATAGCCTGCTcagcatatataaaagaaaCAAATTCAGACACATAAGTTTCAAATGGATAAAAGACATACCAATGTGTTTTACAACATGAATCTAAAAGCTTATTTTATAAATGCCGTCATTATACAACACAAAGCACCAACCGGAGTTGTCTGAGATAGGACAATTATCGATGCTGCAAGACTGGATAGCACTTGTTTCACCTCAAACTTGATTGAGTGCTTAAAACAACAGTCAGGTATCTCTTTGCCTGGCAGTCCTCTGAAAAAGAAGAGCACACATTAAGTCTCATGGAAGCCACGGCATTTTCCTCGTAAAAGGGTAGTCAAAAACAAAAGGTGTCAGCATTTATGACGTAAAGGGTCCTTAGCTTGTGAAATGGAAACGAAATCACCTCTAGTTTTTTAGTCGCCTATGAATGCAGGCTCAAATTTAGCCAAACCAAGTTGCTTCATCTCTCTTACTGCTGAGTTTCCCCACTTCAGATTTACCAGCAAGAAATATACAATGGACCATTAATCTAATTGCCTTTCAATGAAATTCTTTGGAAGCCTATTACTTAGGAAAGTGATCTTCCCCAATACAGTGGGGATACAATTGAAATTCAAGTTTCACTGGAACAACAATATTAACCTTGGCTTCAGAATTCAAGAAACCACTATCAATCTAAAAATAGCAATAAATTCAAGAATGTGTCAGTCCAACAGCAGAttcttaaataaaacaattttaCAGGATTTTCCGGAAATAAAGTGTAAAATTTACCAGACCACAAAATACCCAATAGATCTCATCAGAATTCAAGCATTTGGTTACATGTTGGGGAACAAGATGAACTGAGAATGGCACCTGGACGTAGGAGGATAATGGGCTTGAAGCATCACCGGCCGTGATCGAGTAGCCAGTAGATTACTACATTGATACCccatttttttatgatttcttTATCAGATATGCTGTTGATTTTTAAGGCCTTCAATACCAAGAAAAGAAATGGGATTTTCtcggttatatatatatatatatataatatataatatatatacatatcttTTGTCAAATACATGGGAAGGGCGGCCAAGCAGAAATGAAGTCTTGTAAGTTAATAGTTTTGATTTTTAATCCTATACTTATTAATTTTTGTCTTCGTAtgactaatttaaaatttttttgttttgaattttttttctgaaGCCACCAAATCTATTAAATCCTACTTATTTGACTTTGATATTTTTCTACAATATTCATATAAagagaataaaataaatattatacacATTAAATTTTATCTAAGTAAATAAAGAGAAACTATCAACTTTTTCCTCCCATTTTGAAATATTAGATGTCATTTTCTAATATTAGATGTCATTTTCCTTTAGTTCTCCGCTttgtttttgtttatatttattttattgtatatataatataggTTTATTATCGCTACACCTACCTAGAATaacattaattttaaataaacaatattCGATGTGTTAGTGGCttttggcaaaaaaaaaaaaagacttaaacaaaataaaaattcaagttattcaataaaaatcaaACATGACAAATTACAGgaataaaatcaaaaatatgATAACTGACATAACTAAAATTACAATCATAAATAACgcagattattattttttaaaaatctttagaatttttaaaaaatgttttacTTAAAGAATATGCTTttagttaaaatattaaattatttaattaatagaaATACAAATTTCAATAGTTAAATTCATTAACtatgaaaataatatatgatatattaataaatatgtaatttcgtaattgattaattaaaatattagtttcaaaaaaaaatatttgttttaaaattttcattttagagTGGATTAAGTTTAAAATTGGTGTGTTATTGGGTTTTATGTTTGGTGCCAAAGTCACGCAATTCTATGCAAAATGTGCACTAAAAAAAACCTTTTGAATTAGAGATGAGCTGATATTAAGGTTTAATAAGCCATTGGAGCAAGTGGTCTGTGGCCCAACATTGGAAATTCAAGATTAGCTTATGAAGTAAGTGTGTGAATTGGTTTCCATTCCATTCTCGCAAGGAATTAAACCTTCCCAACATAACAACATGCTATACTCATTTACAAGCAATTCCAGCATGTAAAAATCCCACCATTGCTACATTAAATTGCGGAAAATAGTCAAATTTGTCGTCTAAGTTTACCTATTTTTGGTTTTGTATCTTTTAAATAGTCGAAGTCGAGTTTTTTCATTATGATATCTAATTTAGCAAACCTCGTTGCTCTCATTTCGAGTCAAGAGATAGGTAAATAGACACATCTCATTGCACTGATCGGGGCGTTCGTAGTGATTGAGGGGGTCGAAGACCAAGAAGTGTGTCATTTAAACCAAGTATTCTTCTTACGGCTAGATCTAAAATCCTGGCCCCTGCggaaatgaaaaataatttcacGCTCTTTCCGTCGAAAAGGGAAGATTAGTGAAATCTGTATATTGATCaaataattatgtttttaataTTCTATTCATTGTCCCGGGATACATTTTCGTTCTTGTATCATGTCTTGCTGTATTATATATTCTTCAGCTTTGTTGTTTCGTAGTGTCATTGAATTACTTAACATGATTCATGATTATTACAAGTTatgattttatataaaataaatttcacaATATTACAATGGTATGGGATATTGTCGATACTGATCATAATAATTAGAGTAGGTCGGTCTCACGGATCTGTATCCGTGAAACGAGTCGATCCAATCTATATCTAATATGAAAGGTAATATTTTGACATTAACGTTATATTTTTCATGAGTTCGATCGGATCAGATATTTGTCGTCCTAAATTGATCGGTGAAATGATATCAGAATTTTTATCTAATAATTAATGACATGACATATCTATAATCTATGAAACGTGGATCCTTATAcgagtttaatttaattaattgtctacTTGACAATATTCTTATTGTCATTATCCTATCATATGTTAGATATAATGCTATTTTTCACCactaatttgaaatttaaaattaaagtaCCCATCTTAATATATATGAAATATTGTATGGCTGtacaaattatttttaagtaaTTATGCATAGGATTAAATAAATCCACAACTTGGATTCATTTATTTATTCGATTAATGATAGATTTTGATAATGAAGAACGAATCTACTTGATGTTTAAACAGCTAGGGTTTTGGGAATCAAAGCACGTTGTTTCTCTGGCTTAATTATCATTAGCACGTTACAAACTAGGATTAATTGTacttttttccattttttattgaaaagttatcatatacatatacatatatatatatatatacatatatatatatatatatgtatatatatatgattgttTATTAAAGAAGAAagagaatttttttaaagacaaaaactcgtgtgaaacggtcttacgggtcatattttgtgagacggatctcttatttgagtcatccatgaaaaatattactttttatgctaagagtattaccttttattatgaatattggtagagttgactcgtctcacagataaagatttgtgagaccatctcacaagagacctactcttttttttaatatagaTTTTGGTCTGATTAGTAATTAACATATacgataatttaatttaacttctacaaataataaaatatacataATTAATTACCCTAAATATTCAAGGACTACTATAATGTTCCCTAATAGTTctccaaatattttatatttaaacatatattaaatttttactattaaaatcCTGAGAGGAATAATATTTGGATCCtgctaaaaatttaaatttttccatcataatttcaatattgatttttaaaaatagttttctaTTCATATATTTCTTCTAAATTGGCATCCCATGATCGATATCACAAAAACTCTTGTCAAACAATTtcatgagtcaattttgtgagatcgATCTTCTATTTAGGTCATTcgtgaaaaattattaattttatgccaataatattacattttattataaatatgggcatggttgactcgtctcacgagagaccgtctcacgagagaccgtctcacaagagacatactcgatatcaatataaaattaaaatatttttcttctatattttttaaaaacattattaattataaaaaattataattttcacaTTATACCAAATttaatcaataatatcatatcttaTTCATCAAGTAAACGAGCTCTAAATGTATTACCATCGTAGACTAATTGGGACGAATGTAACAGAACAAGGTCTCGACCCAACACGATCTTAGGCCAATCTGAAGCTGAAATATTACGTCATTCGCGGCGTCATTCAtattcatataaaatatatgggCCCACAAACATCTAGAAATATTACGTCATCGATTACGTCATAATTCAGGATAACCACGTGTATCACTCTCATATGAAGTAGTGTACATGTATTCGAAATACTTAATAGAGGAGTGGTTTATTTTAATGGATTGTGTAATATTGGTGACTTTATATTTTTGCAAGATATTCTTATATGTGTAAATCGAAGGTAGAATAATatgtttgaaattaaataaggTATACAAAAATTAAACGGTTTCAGTTTTATGgaacataaaaataaatttatttaagatggCTTTTAACTTGTGATATTTGCTCTAAGATCATGTTACAAAATTTCCCCAAAAATTATGTTACGATCGATTAATATAGATGGTGCGTTTAGAGAGAGTTGAATAAATAAttcggtttttgaaattttttcggATATGAATCAGTTCTTTAAGGAACTGATTTTGAGATCTTGTGTGTCAATATCGTTTGGTTAACTAATAGTAGAATTGCGAAAACAAACTGAATGATAGATTGAATATTTTGACTAAGATATCGTGATAGTAGAATGAATAAAACTGATGGACAAAAAGAGTTTTATGGATGTTTAGATACTTCAATTgttcatacgtcaccccttctatctcaaggatatgaaTTTActtaaagaatttgattgattacaaagaattgtaataacccacttcagttggACTTATACAGTgttaaactgaaactcttagttttctTCTTATCACTTATCAATTGTTTAACTAAATAGCACTAATGAGTGGCCTGAATGGTGCCAATAAATCAATGAGGTAAGAGCTAAATTTTGCGATTTGTAAACTGAATAAACTCGAAAGTGAATCATAACTGAATGAtttgttcttgatgtagttgtttTATGGATTGTTTGTTAACCTCTTTCTTCAACTAAATTCATCAGCTATTTATAGTCTTTGATTCCAACGGTCACATTGAATACATTAAATGATTAGTATATGTTGAATAGTCTTTTAGTCCATGAATATGACTTTTTTTTTACAGAGGTGCAATGTATCAGACTGTTCTGCTTTTGTACGCACTGTCAGTTTGTCTGCTGAGATTCAAAATACAACTGATGACGTGGCTAACTGATAAGGTGTCAAACTTGTCGACTGATCAGTTTAGTTGGACTGCATCAGTTCTAGCTGATGTCATTTCAGTTTGAACGTTCTAGTTCAGTTTTCGGTTAAGCTTTATCAGTTCTGTGAATCACTTATTTAGTTCCTTTGATTTGGTATCAGTTCGTCAATCTTCAATTAATCAGTTTAAGACTATAAATCCTTTGAGAACTTTAGTTGTTTTACTTCAGTTCTACTAATTCCATTAATTTTGCTGAGTCTCCTTCAATTCAGTTACGCTTTACTAGATTGGTTATCGGTTCAGCTTAGGTCTCCTGATCGGTTACTGGccagtttgtcaaactcttaAACCAATAAATCCCAGCAAGTAGTTTCATATTAATTGATCTATTtgaattaaatattaatatctTATAATTTAGTCTGCAATATAAATGAATGAATAATGCTAAATGTACAGCAAATATATCGTACAACaatatttacaacaattatatCGATAAATTTGGCTATTACCTCAAGAGACTTCGAATTGAATTTATTATGAAATTTTGATAATGGaatttttgtattgaattttaTGCGAATTATTGTATAAATTTAGTTGTACATGTAACATTACTCATAAATATGCtagttattaaaattttaacttgTAATCATTCTTTTCTCAGGTGTGTTTGGATAAATTTATTCTAATATAATTATATGGTTTGTCAACTTTTAAATCCgtcataataatttaaaaattgtcaaaatATCCAAACGAACATTCAAATCTTTCGATCCAAACACGCctagatttaattaatttttgaatattttgtttgaaagaATTAGTGAAATGTTCATAGGTGAAGAAAGTGTATATataataagaaaaaataaaatagaatttgGTGTAGATAACTTGAATTTTCTATGCATGGAAGATGTTTGAATATGTGTGTGGCATAGcatataatattttgaatacACGGGACGACGCGTTGGCCGTGGATGTATGCCTATCTAGTCGTGGCCAGGTATCTTAGATTTTCTCGGCGCTATAAATATTggtttcaaattatatatttataacatattatttacACTAGTAATGGTTAGGTATGCGcattgcatgtttaaaaaaattaaataattaatcattgaaaatattttgttcacCAATTAAGGATCCAAACGTTGTTTTCTCAACTAAACAATTTTTGTATATGAGTTAAGATATACATGAaataatgtataaattaattacAAATAATAGTTGTTTTTGTAACAGTAAGGTCGATACGGTCTGTATCTAgagtgaaaaatatatttttgtcataaaaaataatattttttcatggataatatCAGGTAAGAGATTCGTTTCACAAAATGACTAATAAGAGTTTATCAACTTAGTGTTAAAAACTTAGTATTTGTAAATAATTATCTTATTATAACAGTCGAGAAATGGCCTTAGGAAGGAGGCTTCAAGGCTTGAAAATTTTACCTCAGTCGATACACAACAAGGTTATTATGTTAAATCTACAAAATTTTCACTCTTAACAATATGTAAAAACTCATGGAGAACTAACTCAGGCAAAGGTTAACCACTGGCTAAGACATTCAAGAAAAAGTTTTTATCCGGATTTCACTTTTGTCACTTCTTGAAAAATTTTAGAACAATATGTTACTACATTAGAATGAGTTTTTCGATTTTTATTTAGAtggatgaatttgaaattttaataataaatctATAGCTTTATCTGAGTAAATCCAAATGTTGTTGGGTAATAACAAGTATTATGTCCTcgtagtttttatttttttattatgatgATGAATCTGTGATCGAACAA
This window of the Primulina tabacum isolate GXHZ01 chromosome 4, ASM2559414v2, whole genome shotgun sequence genome carries:
- the LOC142543290 gene encoding putative serine/threonine-protein kinase PBL23, which codes for MKSCFSCCLSGEKSQKRSLKKSIQEFKKTNSVASFANISFKSDASRRRYIAEEIEKLGKGNISAEIFTFHDLSVATQNFNLETLLGEGGFGRVYKGRIESKNMDVAVKQLDRNGFQGNREFLVEVLILSLLHHPNLVNLVGYCADGKQRILVYEYMHNGSLEDHLLNVSPEKEPLDWHTRMKIAEGAARGLEYLHETANPPVIYRDFKASNILLDENFNPKLSDFGLAKLGPIGGDTHVSTRVMGTYGYCAPEYASTGQLTTKSDVYSFGVVFLEIITGRRVIDTSKPSEEQNLITWAQPLFKDKKKFHLMADPLLEGNYPEKALYQALAIAAMCLQEEASIRPLISDVVTALEYLSGGKSPGEAGEDEEQEEDDGGQT
- the LOC142543291 gene encoding chloroplastic lipocalin isoform X2, with the protein product MGYQCSNLLATRSRPVMLQAHYPPTGLPGKEIPDCCFKHSIKFEVKQVLSSLAASIIVLSQTTPAIATDVSRNGICQLASAEENKLTLPLEKGNDEGTGMLLMMRGMSAKNFDPNRYAGRWFEVASLKRGFAGQGQEDCHCTQGVYTFDVNIPAIQVDTFCVHGGPNGYITGIRGRVQCLSEDDKEKNETDLEKREMIKQKCYLRFPTLPFIPKEPYDVIATDYDNYALVSGAKDKSFIQIYSRKPNPGPEFIEKYKSVLETFAYDSSSIKDTPQDCEVMSNSQLAAMMSMSGMQQALNNQFPDLKLKAAVEFNPFTSVFDTLKKLVELYFK
- the LOC142543291 gene encoding chloroplastic lipocalin isoform X1, which gives rise to MGYQCSNLLATRSRPVMLQAHYPPTSRGLPGKEIPDCCFKHSIKFEVKQVLSSLAASIIVLSQTTPAIATDVSRNGICQLASAEENKLTLPLEKGNDEGTGMLLMMRGMSAKNFDPNRYAGRWFEVASLKRGFAGQGQEDCHCTQGVYTFDVNIPAIQVDTFCVHGGPNGYITGIRGRVQCLSEDDKEKNETDLEKREMIKQKCYLRFPTLPFIPKEPYDVIATDYDNYALVSGAKDKSFIQIYSRKPNPGPEFIEKYKSVLETFAYDSSSIKDTPQDCEVMSNSQLAAMMSMSGMQQALNNQFPDLKLKAAVEFNPFTSVFDTLKKLVELYFK